In bacterium, the following are encoded in one genomic region:
- a CDS encoding HypC/HybG/HupF family hydrogenase formation chaperone: MCLAIPAKIETIEGNKAEVDIRGLKRSIGLHMMPDAKVGEFVLIHAGFAIQRIDPKEAEETYRLLEETGITIT; encoded by the coding sequence ATGTGTTTAGCCATACCAGCCAAGATCGAGACCATCGAGGGGAACAAGGCCGAAGTGGACATCCGGGGCCTTAAACGCAGCATCGGACTGCATATGATGCCCGACGCCAAGGTGGGGGAGTTCGTGCTGATCCACGCCGGCTTTGCCATCCAGCGGATAGATCCCAAAGAGGCCGAGGAAACATACCGTTTGCTGGAAGAGACCGGCATCACCATCACCTGA
- a CDS encoding carbamoyltransferase HypF, with product FCLASGNKAYLSQYIGEMDNLATLEFFKEAVEKYQKWFRIKPEVIVHDLHPDYLTTRWAKEQTGVALNTVQHHQAHILSTLADNGKMVPAIGVAFDGTGYGGDGNIWGGEFFLFDGKTMDRAGHLEYLPLPGGETSIKKPYRIAAAYGKYLLNELPAPVFPKQYQPELELISKQLDSKFNLAWTSSLGRLFDAVSALLGVCPAITFEAQAAIALENCVDPGTTGRYDHQIIQSDGQSIVRLKEMWRQLNDDVKKGVAPGVCSAKFHNTIVDFTLAMCDNLKLRSGIKTVALSGGVFQNRTLLDRVRQGLLQKDYQVLIHKQVPSNDGGIALGQLVSSILGK from the coding sequence TTCTGTCTGGCTTCCGGCAACAAGGCCTATCTAAGCCAATACATCGGCGAGATGGATAACCTGGCCACCCTGGAATTTTTCAAAGAGGCGGTTGAAAAATACCAGAAGTGGTTCCGGATAAAGCCGGAGGTCATTGTCCACGACCTGCACCCTGACTATCTTACCACCAGATGGGCCAAGGAACAGACTGGCGTGGCTCTGAACACGGTACAGCATCACCAAGCCCATATCCTAAGCACCCTGGCCGATAACGGCAAAATGGTCCCGGCCATCGGAGTGGCCTTCGACGGCACCGGCTACGGCGGAGACGGCAATATCTGGGGCGGGGAGTTCTTCCTGTTCGACGGCAAAACGATGGACAGGGCCGGGCACCTGGAATACCTGCCCCTGCCGGGAGGCGAAACCTCCATCAAAAAGCCCTACCGGATAGCCGCCGCCTACGGCAAGTATCTTTTGAATGAACTGCCGGCGCCGGTGTTCCCCAAGCAATACCAGCCAGAACTGGAACTGATATCCAAACAATTGGACAGCAAATTCAACCTGGCCTGGACCTCCAGCCTAGGGCGCCTGTTCGACGCGGTCAGCGCATTGCTGGGGGTATGTCCCGCCATTACCTTTGAGGCCCAGGCGGCCATCGCGCTGGAGAATTGCGTTGATCCCGGCACCACCGGCAGATACGATCATCAGATAATTCAATCAGACGGACAGTCAATAGTCCGGTTAAAAGAGATGTGGCGGCAGTTGAACGACGACGTTAAAAAAGGCGTGGCACCGGGCGTTTGTTCGGCCAAATTCCACAATACAATCGTTGACTTTACCCTGGCAATGTGCGATAATTTAAAGCTACGATCAGGGATAAAAACCGTGGCACTTTCCGGGGGCGTGTTCCAAAACAGAACTCTGTTGGACCGTGTCCGGCAGGGATTGTTGCAAAAAGATTACCAGGTACTGATCCACAAACAGGTACCGTCGAATGACGGCGGAATAGCCCTGGGACAATTGGTGTCAAGCATTTTAGGGAAGTAA
- the hypD gene encoding hydrogenase formation protein HypD has product MIDLDKFRDPVVAAKLVKRIEGLCDGPYSFMEVCGSHTMAISQFGIRGLIPKSIKLLSGPGCPVCVTSLTDIDKTIAIAGLKEVIFTTFGDMVRVPGSHSSLREAKSQGADVRILYSPLDALQIAAENPQKQVVFAGVGFETTSPTIIATVLEAKEKGIGNFSVYPAFKTVPNALKAILESGRTRIDGFLCPGHVSAIIGSRPYQFIPAEYQIPCVIAGFEPLDILESIVMLLEQLRSHKKDGLAFSVQTEYRRGVPDAGNPHALAILDKVMQPCTAEWRAIGSIPETGLCFREEYVSFDAAKRFKIEVPPAIEPQGCICGQVMMGLHQPDECPMFGNKCTPESPVGPCMVSSEGACAAWYKYGAGTEKQNIKNQK; this is encoded by the coding sequence ATGATCGATCTTGATAAATTCCGCGACCCGGTGGTGGCCGCAAAACTGGTCAAAAGGATAGAGGGCCTGTGCGACGGCCCTTATTCCTTCATGGAGGTCTGCGGCAGCCACACCATGGCCATCTCTCAGTTCGGCATCCGGGGGCTGATCCCGAAGTCAATAAAACTTTTATCCGGGCCGGGCTGCCCGGTCTGCGTCACTTCGCTGACCGACATCGATAAAACGATCGCCATTGCCGGGCTGAAGGAAGTCATCTTTACCACCTTCGGCGACATGGTCCGCGTTCCCGGTTCGCACAGCAGCCTGCGGGAGGCCAAGTCCCAGGGGGCCGATGTCAGGATACTGTACTCTCCGCTGGATGCCCTGCAGATCGCAGCCGAGAACCCGCAGAAGCAGGTGGTCTTTGCCGGAGTGGGTTTTGAGACAACCTCGCCCACCATCATCGCCACGGTGCTGGAGGCCAAAGAGAAGGGCATCGGCAATTTCTCGGTCTATCCGGCCTTCAAGACCGTGCCTAACGCTTTAAAAGCCATATTGGAATCCGGCCGGACCAGGATAGACGGGTTCCTCTGTCCGGGGCATGTTTCGGCCATCATTGGCAGCCGGCCGTATCAATTCATTCCGGCGGAATATCAGATCCCCTGCGTCATCGCCGGGTTCGAGCCACTGGACATACTGGAGTCAATAGTAATGCTGCTGGAACAGCTCCGAAGCCATAAAAAGGACGGGCTGGCTTTCAGCGTGCAGACCGAGTACCGGCGGGGCGTGCCGGATGCCGGCAACCCCCACGCCCTGGCAATACTGGACAAAGTGATGCAGCCCTGCACCGCCGAATGGCGGGCCATCGGCAGCATCCCGGAGACCGGGCTTTGCTTCCGGGAAGAATACGTTTCTTTCGACGCTGCAAAACGATTTAAGATCGAAGTCCCGCCGGCCATAGAGCCCCAGGGCTGCATCTGCGGCCAGGTGATGATGGGACTTCATCAGCCTGATGAATGCCCGATGTTCGGGAATAAATGCACACCGGAAAGCCCGGTGGGACCGTGCATGGTGTCATCAGAAGGGGCCTGCGCAGCGTGGTACAAATACGGGGCGGGGACTGAAAAACAAAATATTAAAAATCAAAAATAA